A region from the Paludicola sp. MB14-C6 genome encodes:
- a CDS encoding protein kinase domain-containing protein, with translation MQINDRFFCDNCFNELSSELEQCSECKFIKEDYHPEIGILPIGEILLGRYVIGKKLGRGGFGVTYLGYDLKLDKKVAVKEYLPDGLATRYFNQTVLSIYTGEKTELFKRGAQSFLEEARIVSKFNGNPHIVSVYEFFYENETAYFVMEYLEGVDLKQHLTQSQSFFSEKEIIDIILPIMDALIIVHSLGVLHRDISPDNIFITKDNNAKLIDFGAARQVLGEQSKSLSIILKQGFAPIEQYQSKGKQGQWTDIYGLAATIYYCLTGKVPECALDRLEEDTLKMPSELGIAVSPTFEKILKKALSIRYTDRYQTMLEFKNDLLSLLPKAVEEKPIRKKSSNVNIKNLQDKMSGSIQKMFAFIRKNRKPIAIITSIIMVIGVSTTAVVLGFRNQNWFTNSPKATAVLEDGDSSIPLSSDISSNNASQLNSQEESKASSSTKNIISNAGKVSSHSSQSSASQETSHTATSQAASNNNTNTTSYTQSSHKTSSQSTSSSPPNSSSPSSTPSSTDTSSITSSEDNYKTCWWCAGTGMMKCTTCSGTGYATTSGSINGVSFKVGDPCPKHEEPHTCTICKGTGKIPK, from the coding sequence ATGCAAATTAACGATAGGTTTTTCTGTGATAATTGTTTCAATGAGTTATCAAGTGAATTAGAACAATGTAGCGAATGTAAATTTATAAAGGAAGACTATCATCCTGAAATTGGCATACTTCCTATAGGTGAAATATTATTAGGTAGATATGTTATTGGAAAAAAGCTTGGACGTGGTGGCTTTGGTGTTACTTATCTAGGTTATGACTTAAAATTAGATAAAAAAGTGGCGGTCAAAGAATATCTACCCGATGGCTTAGCAACAAGATATTTCAATCAAACTGTACTTTCAATTTATACAGGTGAAAAAACGGAGCTGTTCAAAAGAGGTGCACAAAGCTTTTTAGAAGAAGCAAGGATTGTCTCAAAATTCAATGGCAACCCCCACATCGTTTCCGTATATGAATTCTTCTATGAAAATGAAACCGCATATTTTGTGATGGAATATCTGGAAGGTGTTGACTTAAAGCAACATCTTACACAATCACAAAGCTTTTTTTCTGAAAAAGAAATCATTGATATCATTCTTCCAATAATGGATGCACTTATCATTGTGCACAGCCTTGGTGTACTACACCGAGATATTTCACCCGATAATATCTTTATTACAAAAGATAACAATGCCAAGTTGATTGATTTTGGCGCTGCAAGGCAGGTGCTTGGAGAACAATCTAAAAGTTTGTCTATCATATTAAAGCAAGGGTTTGCCCCAATTGAGCAATATCAATCCAAAGGAAAACAAGGACAATGGACTGATATTTACGGGCTTGCAGCAACAATATATTATTGCTTAACCGGTAAAGTACCTGAATGTGCATTAGATCGATTAGAAGAAGATACCTTGAAGATGCCATCAGAACTTGGTATTGCAGTTTCGCCTACTTTTGAAAAGATATTAAAAAAGGCATTGTCAATCCGATATACAGATCGGTATCAAACAATGCTCGAATTTAAAAATGATTTGTTATCTCTGTTGCCAAAAGCGGTTGAAGAAAAGCCAATAAGGAAGAAATCATCTAACGTAAATATTAAAAATTTGCAAGACAAGATGAGTGGCAGCATACAAAAAATGTTTGCATTTATACGAAAGAACAGAAAGCCAATTGCAATTATAACTAGTATTATTATGGTAATTGGTGTTTCTACAACGGCTGTCGTTCTAGGCTTTCGTAATCAAAATTGGTTTACAAATAGCCCAAAAGCAACTGCTGTATTAGAAGATGGTGATAGCTCTATTCCATTATCAAGTGACATAAGCAGTAATAATGCTAGTCAACTTAACTCACAAGAAGAGAGTAAAGCTTCTTCAAGTACGAAAAATATAATTTCAAATGCAGGAAAAGTCTCTTCGCATAGTTCACAATCATCAGCTAGTCAAGAAACAAGTCATACTGCTACATCACAAGCTGCTAGTAACAATAATACTAACACAACTTCTTATACACAATCATCTCATAAAACCTCATCACAATCGACAAGTTCATCCCCGCCTAATTCAAGTAGTCCTTCTTCAACACCAAGTAGTACTGACACTAGTTCTATAACTTCATCTGAAGATAATTATAAAACTTGTTGGTGGTGTGCTGGAACAGGCATGATGAAATGTACCACTTGCTCTGGTACTGGATATGCCACTACAAGCGGTAGTATAAATGGGGTTTCCTTTAAAGTTGGTGACCCTTGCCCAAAACATGAAGAGCCACACACTTGTACCATTTGCAAAGGAACCGGAAAAATTCCCAAATAA
- a CDS encoding PP2C family protein-serine/threonine phosphatase, translating into MNITANSYTNTGGRSNNEDYCCYNITNAQSQFILCDGLGGHHDGEIASKLVCDYLLNESKNDCSYDENTLLEMMNNANIMLKQQQRHKKMCTTVVAAFIDHYDFRYFHVGDSRLYYFKNGCLYHQSKDHSVSQVAATIGEIKYEDIRFHEDRNKLLKVLGNDDDLNIKKLEYPISIENNDAFLLCSDGFWEYVYEAEMEADLVKSISPNHWLSYMIKRILLKQLKDNDNFTAIAVFVNE; encoded by the coding sequence ATGAATATTACTGCAAATTCATACACCAATACAGGTGGCAGAAGTAACAATGAAGATTATTGCTGCTATAACATTACCAATGCACAATCTCAATTTATTTTATGTGATGGATTGGGTGGGCATCATGATGGTGAAATAGCATCTAAGTTAGTATGTGATTATCTTCTAAACGAAAGTAAAAATGATTGTAGCTATGATGAAAACACATTGTTAGAAATGATGAACAATGCAAATATCATGCTAAAGCAACAGCAGCGTCATAAAAAAATGTGTACTACCGTTGTCGCTGCTTTTATAGATCATTATGATTTTCGATATTTTCATGTTGGTGATAGCAGATTGTATTATTTTAAAAATGGCTGCCTTTATCATCAATCGAAAGATCACTCAGTTTCTCAAGTAGCCGCAACGATTGGAGAAATAAAATACGAAGACATCAGATTTCATGAGGATAGAAATAAACTTCTAAAGGTATTGGGAAACGATGATGACTTGAATATTAAGAAATTAGAATATCCAATTTCTATTGAGAATAACGATGCCTTTTTACTTTGCTCCGATGGTTTTTGGGAATATGTTTATGAAGCTGAGATGGAAGCCGATTTAGTAAAATCGATTTCACCCAATCACTGGCTATCATATATGATAAAACGAATTTTACTGAAGCAATTAAAAGATAATGATAATTTTACCGCAATTGCTGTTTTTGTAAATGAATGA
- a CDS encoding glycosyl hydrolase family 18 protein, protein MKVIGYYAAWEPTKMNRIRLDTVTHVNYSFAIPTEDADLLPLDHGEDARKLIQICHENNIKVSISLGGWSWKDIPLEPTFIKATATQEKIEKLTDRMLEMIEDYGFDGVDMDWEHPRVSDGTYKQYEKLMITLGNKLHAKGLTLTTAVIGGVDANGNPGGIDTGGADVGNAVEAQTDKVLDMVDWINVMAYDGPATHHASFEYAVGSLNYWKNVRGLDSKKITIGVPFYGRGTAWVNYEDIVKQRPEDGHLMDECEINGGVAQYNGIPTILKKLQLAKDENLGGIMIWELSEDTLDDEKSLQIAIRDHL, encoded by the coding sequence ATGAAAGTAATCGGATATTATGCAGCATGGGAACCAACTAAAATGAATCGTATACGTTTGGATACTGTTACCCATGTAAATTATTCATTTGCAATTCCAACAGAAGACGCGGACTTATTACCGTTAGACCATGGTGAGGATGCACGCAAGCTCATTCAAATATGTCATGAGAATAACATAAAAGTTAGTATTTCTCTAGGTGGTTGGTCTTGGAAAGACATTCCGTTGGAGCCCACATTTATTAAAGCAACTGCTACACAAGAAAAAATAGAAAAACTAACCGACAGAATGCTGGAAATGATTGAAGACTATGGATTTGATGGTGTTGATATGGATTGGGAACATCCTAGAGTTAGTGACGGTACTTATAAGCAATATGAAAAATTGATGATAACATTGGGCAATAAGCTTCATGCAAAAGGGTTAACATTAACAACTGCTGTTATAGGTGGAGTAGATGCCAATGGCAATCCGGGTGGTATTGATACTGGTGGAGCAGATGTAGGAAACGCAGTAGAAGCACAAACTGATAAGGTGCTTGATATGGTAGACTGGATTAACGTAATGGCTTATGATGGACCGGCTACACATCATGCATCTTTTGAGTATGCTGTTGGAAGTCTAAACTATTGGAAAAACGTTCGTGGATTAGATTCAAAGAAGATTACAATTGGTGTTCCGTTTTATGGTAGAGGAACTGCATGGGTAAATTACGAGGATATTGTAAAGCAAAGGCCTGAAGATGGACATTTAATGGATGAATGTGAGATTAACGGCGGAGTAGCTCAATATAACGGTATTCCAACTATCTTGAAGAAATTGCAGCTTGCGAAAGATGAAAACTTAGGTGGAATTATGATTTGGGAATTATCCGAAGATACTTTGGATGATGAAAAAAGCTTGCAAATAGCAATTAGAGATCATTTATAA
- the htpG gene encoding molecular chaperone HtpG: MAKKQFKAESKRLLDLMIHSIYTNQEIFLRELISNASDAMDKLCYLSLTNDKVSVNREELAIRIIPNKENNTLTVSDNGIGMDQKALEDNLGVIARSGSLQFKNDMSETEIKPEDIDIIGQFGVGFYSAFMVSESVAVITKPYGSDIAYKWESTGADGYTITECEKDTVGTDIIMTLKKDTEDENYSRFLNDYTLRNLVKKYSDYIRYPIKMDVEKSRPVENKDKDDEPKYETYIENETLNDMVPIWHKQKSEVTDEQYNQFYKDKFFDYEDPIKTIHISTEGVISYEALLFIPSKTPYNYFTKEYEKGLQLYSSGVLIMDKCSDLIPEHFRFVRGVVDSQDLSLNISREMLQQNRQLQVIASSIEKKIKRELSKMLENDREKYQEFFKHFGIQLKYGVVSEYGAHKDNLKDLLLFYSSTEQKPVTLAEYISRMKEEQKYIYYACGETITKIDHLPQTEAIKDKDYEILYLTDEVDDFVMNILHEVEGKELKSVNSDDVVDKEDREAAQEQTKENKDLFDFMKESLAGKVKEVRISEKLKSHPVCLSSEGNISLEMEKYFAQMQSDQHMKAERVLELNAQHPIFNMLKDAYENDKERANKISEMLYNQAMLIAGFSVEDPTAYTDLLCELLSK; encoded by the coding sequence ATGGCTAAAAAACAATTTAAAGCAGAGTCAAAACGTCTGCTTGACTTAATGATTCACTCCATATACACAAACCAAGAAATCTTTTTGCGTGAGCTAATCTCCAATGCAAGCGATGCAATGGACAAGCTTTGCTATCTTTCTTTAACGAATGATAAAGTATCGGTTAATCGTGAAGAACTTGCAATTCGAATTATTCCGAATAAAGAAAACAATACTTTAACTGTTTCCGATAATGGTATCGGTATGGATCAAAAGGCGTTAGAAGATAACCTTGGCGTCATTGCTCGCAGTGGTTCATTACAATTTAAAAATGATATGTCTGAAACAGAAATAAAGCCTGAGGATATTGATATTATTGGTCAATTTGGTGTTGGCTTTTATTCAGCGTTTATGGTAAGCGAAAGCGTTGCCGTTATTACAAAACCATATGGTTCAGATATTGCTTATAAATGGGAATCTACAGGAGCAGATGGATATACGATTACCGAATGTGAAAAAGATACTGTCGGAACTGATATTATCATGACATTAAAGAAAGATACGGAAGATGAAAATTATTCTCGTTTCTTGAACGATTATACTCTTCGTAATCTTGTTAAGAAATATTCTGATTATATTCGTTACCCAATTAAAATGGATGTAGAAAAATCTCGTCCTGTCGAAAACAAAGATAAGGATGACGAACCAAAATATGAAACCTATATTGAAAATGAAACATTAAATGATATGGTTCCAATTTGGCACAAGCAAAAAAGTGAAGTAACCGATGAACAATATAATCAATTTTATAAGGACAAATTCTTTGATTACGAAGATCCAATTAAGACAATTCATATTAGCACAGAGGGCGTTATTTCATATGAAGCACTTTTGTTTATTCCATCTAAAACACCATACAACTACTTTACAAAAGAGTATGAAAAGGGATTACAACTTTATTCCAGCGGCGTTTTAATTATGGACAAATGTTCTGATTTGATTCCTGAGCATTTCCGCTTTGTACGTGGTGTTGTTGACTCTCAAGATTTATCTTTGAACATCTCACGTGAAATGTTACAACAAAATCGCCAACTTCAAGTAATTGCATCTAGTATCGAAAAGAAAATCAAACGTGAGCTTTCTAAGATGTTAGAAAACGATCGTGAAAAATATCAAGAGTTTTTCAAGCATTTTGGAATTCAATTGAAATACGGCGTTGTAAGCGAATATGGGGCACATAAAGATAACTTAAAAGATTTATTGCTATTTTATTCTTCAACAGAACAAAAGCCGGTTACACTAGCTGAATATATCTCTCGTATGAAAGAAGAGCAAAAATATATCTACTACGCTTGTGGCGAGACGATTACAAAAATTGATCACTTACCTCAAACAGAAGCAATTAAAGATAAGGATTATGAAATTTTATATCTAACTGATGAAGTAGATGATTTCGTTATGAATATCCTTCATGAAGTAGAAGGTAAAGAATTAAAATCTGTCAATAGTGATGATGTAGTCGATAAAGAGGATAGAGAAGCGGCACAAGAGCAAACCAAAGAAAATAAAGATTTGTTTGATTTTATGAAAGAAAGTTTAGCTGGAAAAGTGAAAGAAGTTCGTATTTCCGAAAAACTAAAGAGCCATCCTGTATGCTTATCAAGTGAGGGTAACATTTCATTAGAAATGGAAAAATACTTTGCTCAAATGCAATCAGATCAACACATGAAAGCAGAACGTGTTTTGGAATTAAATGCACAACATCCAATTTTTAATATGTTGAAAGATGCATATGAAAACGATAAAGAGCGAGCAAACAAAATAAGCGAGATGCTTTATAATCAAGCAATGTTAATTGCAGGCTTTTCAGTAGAAGATCCAACCGCATATACTGATTTGCTATGCGAATTATTATCTAAGTAA
- a CDS encoding CPBP family intramembrane glutamic endopeptidase, translating to MKTRLKKLGIDSLIIFSLIAVYYFLRSFLNPDQINYFPIMIDIFIIVFVLILITNLVNFKSSKAIYTNRKAIASYFLYIGIMLILAYGIFHFKSMIPKNAAWILYVLVTLFGLFSIYAFHIRLSNFGWQFNVPTILTTILLITSILGIFFLHHSILQNNNFLNSSIYAFLLKFLICSIYPAFIEEVIFRGVAIAWLKSHIKSNDFLILTIQAVLFGAVHIFTNGGFTYVALITLFMQITLGYMLGRLYLSSRSLVPGIIVHGFINAAIFTIII from the coding sequence ATGAAAACAAGATTAAAAAAATTAGGGATAGACTCGCTAATTATTTTTTCGCTTATTGCAGTATATTATTTTTTACGAAGTTTTTTAAATCCTGATCAGATTAACTATTTTCCTATAATGATCGATATCTTTATTATTGTATTCGTTTTAATTTTGATAACAAATTTAGTTAATTTCAAATCCAGTAAAGCAATCTATACAAATAGAAAAGCTATTGCGTCGTACTTTCTTTATATTGGAATAATGTTAATATTAGCATATGGGATATTTCATTTTAAATCTATGATTCCGAAAAACGCTGCGTGGATTCTATATGTATTAGTAACTTTATTTGGACTTTTTTCTATTTATGCTTTTCACATTCGACTATCCAATTTTGGATGGCAATTCAATGTTCCCACAATACTCACCACTATTTTATTGATTACATCAATTTTAGGTATTTTCTTCTTACATCACTCTATTCTTCAAAATAATAACTTTTTGAATAGTTCAATCTATGCTTTCTTACTAAAATTTCTAATATGTTCAATATATCCAGCTTTTATCGAAGAAGTTATCTTCCGTGGCGTTGCAATAGCTTGGTTAAAATCTCATATCAAAAGTAACGACTTTCTTATTTTAACAATACAAGCAGTGCTATTTGGTGCTGTACATATTTTTACCAATGGTGGTTTTACTTATGTTGCTCTTATCACATTATTTATGCAAATTACTCTCGGTTATATGCTCGGACGACTGTATCTCTCTAGTCGCTCCTTAGTTCCGGGAATTATCGTTCATGGGTTTATAAATGCTGCAATTTTCACAATTATTATTTAG
- a CDS encoding protein kinase domain-containing protein — MQINDQFFCDSCFKLLSSEFEQCNECNFVKENYNPEIGILPIGEILLGRYLIGKKLGRGGFGVTYLGFDLKLEKKVAIKEYFPDGLATRHLNQTKLSIYTGEKTELFQKGAHSFLEEAKIVSKFNGNPNIVSVYEFFYENETAYFVMEYLEGVDLKRYMMESGKQISEEELVELIAPIMQALIIVHNIGVLHRDISPDNIFLTSDKNVKLIDFGAARQVLGEESKSLSVVLKQGFAPIEQYQTRGKQGQWTDIYGLGATMYYCLTGRTPDSALDRLEEDTLKMPSELGFPVSPSFERALKKALSVRAIDRYQTIIEFKNDLNLFPQEQNNIVDSYAKTSPLQPKKKLRIAEFFHNNKKLIGIAGSICAVIIIFVIVINSFPKMNPFVPNTNNVQNANHSISSKTTSNQTTQASTSSMQINSSKESINSKTSSQEPNNSKETTVSSSTTSNDKSQADNSNIPVTNISISKSSAKLNIGDQLTLSASITPSNASNKQLIWSSDNNSVASINNGQVTAKGAGAAIITVTSKDGNKTATCTITVEAAISKAVNEPHTIITNLYTVKGTYTGEWKDGKPNGKGTFTVTEEVPSKWDVGDQLIGTWSNGYLNGYAEYHGVSGWSYKGGFRNGLKHGKGAWYYNNVFDEEVYYNDGIEA, encoded by the coding sequence ATGCAAATCAATGATCAGTTTTTCTGTGATAGCTGTTTTAAGTTGTTATCAAGTGAATTTGAACAATGTAACGAATGTAATTTTGTAAAGGAAAACTATAATCCTGAAATCGGCATTCTACCTATTGGTGAAATACTATTAGGTAGATATCTAATCGGAAAAAAGCTTGGACGTGGGGGATTTGGTGTTACTTATTTAGGCTTTGATTTGAAGTTAGAAAAAAAAGTGGCTATCAAAGAATATTTTCCTGATGGTTTAGCTACAAGACATTTAAACCAAACAAAGCTTTCTATCTACACAGGCGAAAAAACAGAGTTATTTCAAAAGGGTGCACACAGCTTTTTAGAAGAAGCAAAAATTGTATCTAAATTTAATGGAAATCCTAATATTGTTTCTGTATATGAGTTTTTCTATGAGAATGAAACAGCATATTTTGTAATGGAATATCTTGAGGGCGTTGATCTGAAAAGATATATGATGGAATCAGGAAAGCAAATATCAGAAGAAGAATTAGTAGAACTGATTGCTCCAATTATGCAAGCTTTAATTATTGTTCACAACATTGGCGTCTTACATCGAGATATATCTCCTGACAATATTTTTTTAACCAGTGATAAAAATGTAAAACTCATTGATTTTGGTGCGGCAAGACAAGTTTTAGGAGAAGAATCAAAAAGTCTGTCAGTTGTACTAAAACAGGGGTTTGCACCTATCGAACAATATCAAACTAGAGGAAAACAAGGCCAATGGACAGATATTTATGGGCTTGGTGCAACTATGTATTATTGTTTGACAGGCAGAACTCCCGACTCTGCTTTAGATCGATTAGAAGAAGATACCTTAAAGATGCCTTCAGAACTTGGTTTCCCCGTTTCACCTTCTTTTGAAAGAGCACTAAAAAAAGCTCTTTCCGTTCGTGCTATTGATCGGTATCAAACTATCATTGAATTTAAAAATGATTTAAACCTATTCCCACAAGAACAAAACAACATAGTTGATAGTTATGCAAAAACATCTCCACTGCAACCGAAAAAGAAGCTTCGCATAGCAGAATTCTTTCATAATAATAAAAAATTGATTGGCATTGCGGGCTCTATATGTGCAGTAATTATTATTTTTGTAATTGTAATAAACTCGTTTCCAAAAATGAACCCGTTTGTGCCAAATACGAATAACGTTCAGAACGCCAACCACTCCATCAGTTCTAAGACTACTTCAAATCAAACAACACAAGCTAGCACAAGCTCAATGCAAATCAATTCCTCAAAAGAGAGTATAAACAGCAAAACCTCATCACAGGAACCGAACAACTCTAAAGAAACTACTGTATCAAGTTCGACTACAAGCAATGATAAATCTCAAGCAGACAACAGTAATATTCCTGTGACAAATATTTCAATCAGTAAGTCAAGTGCAAAGTTAAATATCGGGGATCAATTAACATTATCTGCCAGCATCACTCCATCCAATGCATCAAATAAGCAACTGATTTGGTCTTCAGATAATAATTCTGTAGCTTCAATCAATAATGGGCAAGTTACGGCAAAAGGTGCAGGAGCTGCAATCATTACAGTCACATCAAAAGATGGAAATAAAACGGCTACTTGTACAATAACGGTGGAAGCGGCAATCTCAAAAGCTGTCAATGAACCACATACAATTATCACAAACTTATACACAGTAAAAGGCACATATACCGGTGAATGGAAAGATGGCAAGCCAAACGGTAAAGGAACATTTACAGTTACAGAAGAAGTACCTTCAAAGTGGGACGTAGGAGATCAACTAATTGGAACTTGGAGCAATGGCTATTTAAATGGATATGCTGAATATCATGGTGTGAGTGGATGGAGTTACAAAGGCGGATTTAGAAATGGCTTAAAGCATGGAAAAGGTGCATGGTATTATAACAATGTATTTGATGAAGAAGTTTATTATAATGATGGTATAGAAGCTTAA
- a CDS encoding PP2C family protein-serine/threonine phosphatase, which translates to MFEKRKIGKTLQIYKPPQEFIKVPFETITYHYWVGNAQHIGKRKIQEDAFAFSDLGNQNLLMQNGICAVLSDGIGGLNNGHIVSNFVVKSVLTAFPQINLTNPISQQLQNIAQKINYDIMTQELSDCGATLLTAIIHQNKLFWCSIGDSRIYLFRNGYLHQLNEDHDYQNKLLSQYINSEYPLSLAFSDLQKDNLTSYIGIPNLKLIETTKRYFTLQNGDKIILCTDGVYQTLSKTELQTYLKAQPQDACENIIYGVMYKKLKTQDNSTVMIIEMNSEKRTNYE; encoded by the coding sequence TTGTTTGAAAAAAGAAAGATAGGAAAAACTCTTCAAATATATAAACCTCCACAAGAGTTTATAAAAGTACCTTTTGAAACGATAACATATCATTATTGGGTTGGAAATGCCCAGCATATTGGCAAACGTAAAATTCAAGAGGATGCGTTTGCTTTTTCGGATTTAGGTAATCAAAATTTGCTAATGCAAAACGGAATTTGTGCTGTATTATCCGATGGAATTGGTGGCTTGAATAATGGACATATAGTAAGTAATTTTGTTGTAAAAAGTGTTTTAACTGCTTTCCCACAAATAAACTTAACCAATCCCATTTCTCAACAATTGCAAAATATTGCACAAAAAATAAACTATGATATTATGACGCAAGAACTTTCTGATTGTGGTGCTACCTTACTCACAGCAATTATTCACCAAAATAAATTATTTTGGTGTTCTATTGGTGACAGCCGAATATACTTATTTCGAAACGGATATTTACATCAACTCAACGAGGACCATGACTATCAAAATAAGCTGCTATCGCAATATATAAACTCCGAATATCCCCTTTCCTTAGCTTTTTCAGATTTGCAAAAAGATAATTTAACAAGCTACATTGGTATTCCAAATTTAAAGCTGATTGAAACCACAAAACGTTATTTCACATTACAAAATGGCGACAAAATAATACTGTGCACAGATGGAGTATATCAAACACTGTCAAAAACTGAACTCCAAACCTATTTAAAAGCACAGCCACAAGATGCTTGTGAAAACATCATTTATGGTGTTATGTATAAAAAATTGAAAACACAAGACAATTCTACCGTTATGATTATTGAAATGAATTCAGAAAAGAGGACAAATTATGAGTAA
- a CDS encoding FHA domain-containing protein has translation MAIIQCENGHNYDSKKHPQCPYCAGNQVIGVTVPLYENTIGKTQASKDVIPNTMPIAQTKNDIGVTQPYYHSQSDDNHDFVVGWLICIEGNKKGKSFPLHNEKNFIGKEKSNDVCLDFDTKIAPSGTIIISYDSQENQFYIQTSENQKNNVKLNQSLLLVPVILNDNDTIKIGNTKLLFKALCNDNFQWE, from the coding sequence ATGGCAATCATACAATGTGAAAATGGTCATAACTATGATAGTAAAAAACATCCTCAATGCCCCTATTGTGCGGGAAATCAAGTTATTGGAGTTACTGTTCCGCTCTATGAAAACACAATTGGTAAAACGCAAGCATCAAAAGATGTGATTCCTAATACAATGCCAATTGCACAAACAAAAAATGATATTGGAGTTACTCAACCCTATTATCATTCGCAATCAGATGATAACCATGATTTCGTTGTAGGTTGGCTTATTTGTATTGAAGGAAACAAAAAAGGAAAAAGCTTTCCCTTACATAATGAAAAGAATTTTATTGGCAAAGAAAAAAGCAATGATGTATGCTTAGATTTTGATACCAAAATCGCACCTAGCGGAACAATTATCATAAGCTATGATTCACAAGAAAATCAGTTTTATATTCAAACCAGTGAAAATCAAAAAAACAATGTTAAGTTAAATCAATCACTTTTACTTGTACCTGTCATTTTAAATGATAATGATACAATCAAAATCGGCAATACAAAACTTTTATTTAAAGCTTTGTGTAATGATAACTTTCAATGGGAGTGA
- a CDS encoding trypsin-like peptidase domain-containing protein: MSKKGFAILITITILMASFLAFPVSAATPSQSKDSVVFILTDNSWGSGFAIGETGKPIQYIVTNAHVVGMANTAVKVYFSYAANRFNIAEVYYFNEKLDIAILKLPEPTTERKPLVLCPMEKINMDDDFAALGYPGAYTNENVPKFDKSDISITKGGIVKQSRIDGEDCYLLDLQISEGNSGGPLVNSKGEVVGINSFYLKDKATDVKANYAIAINEVMRNIDRNTIAYSVTGEINKKLILFIAIGGVALILVVALIIWLVMKKKSPKTKKAVSKVQKPQNFASTAPYTPEKAFAIVGIAGLLIGKSFSINEKVLIGRDSSKCKIAFPIDTKGVSGKHCEVYNENNSLYLKDLNSTYGTFLSNGTKLIPNTPVKLNIGDSFYLGGEENQFEVK, from the coding sequence ATGAGTAAAAAAGGATTTGCTATTCTCATCACAATTACAATTTTAATGGCATCATTTCTTGCATTTCCTGTTTCAGCCGCTACTCCCAGCCAATCTAAAGACAGCGTTGTATTCATTTTAACAGATAATTCATGGGGTTCCGGATTTGCAATTGGCGAAACGGGCAAACCGATTCAGTATATTGTAACCAATGCTCATGTTGTTGGAATGGCAAATACTGCGGTAAAGGTTTACTTTTCTTATGCTGCTAATCGCTTTAATATTGCAGAAGTTTATTACTTTAATGAAAAATTAGATATTGCAATTTTAAAACTGCCTGAACCAACAACCGAGAGAAAACCTCTTGTTCTTTGCCCTATGGAAAAAATAAATATGGATGATGATTTTGCAGCTTTGGGATACCCTGGTGCTTACACAAATGAAAATGTTCCTAAATTTGATAAAAGTGATATTTCCATTACTAAAGGCGGTATTGTGAAACAATCCAGAATTGACGGTGAAGATTGCTATCTTCTTGATTTACAAATTAGCGAAGGAAATTCTGGCGGACCACTGGTAAACTCTAAAGGTGAAGTTGTTGGAATTAACTCATTCTATTTAAAAGATAAAGCCACTGACGTAAAAGCAAACTATGCAATTGCAATCAACGAAGTTATGCGAAATATTGATCGCAACACAATTGCCTATAGCGTAACAGGCGAAATAAATAAAAAGTTAATTCTGTTTATTGCAATTGGTGGCGTTGCCTTGATTCTCGTGGTCGCTCTTATCATATGGCTTGTTATGAAAAAGAAATCGCCAAAAACAAAAAAGGCAGTTTCAAAAGTTCAAAAGCCGCAAAATTTTGCGTCAACTGCACCTTATACGCCTGAAAAGGCATTTGCTATTGTTGGAATAGCGGGACTACTAATAGGTAAAAGTTTTTCCATTAATGAAAAAGTACTTATCGGTAGAGACAGCTCCAAATGTAAAATTGCTTTTCCAATTGACACAAAAGGCGTAAGTGGTAAGCATTGCGAAGTATACAATGAAAACAATAGTTTGTATTTGAAAGATTTAAATTCAACTTATGGAACATTTTTAAGTAACGGTACAAAGCTTATTCCAAATACTCCTGTAAAGCTTAACATTGGTGACTCATTTTATTTAGGTGGAGAAGAAAATCAATTTGAGGTTAAATAA